A portion of the Cryptomeria japonica chromosome 5, Sugi_1.0, whole genome shotgun sequence genome contains these proteins:
- the LOC131875736 gene encoding uncharacterized protein LOC131875736 yields the protein MEEKVKLIRKRLEEANDRQKSYADVKLLEVVNPVAYRIALPPALAWLHDVFDVSYLKKYVSDFAHMIDWNSLQVQDPGVVMIEPISVLEVRKQRLRNTKVTQCNVQWDQYTKDNATWEDYNEIHQRFPHLFNVFNS from the exons ATGGAAGAGAAAGTCAAGCTTATCAGAAAAAGATTAGAAGAAGCTAATGATCgacagaaaagttatgcagatgtAAAAC TATTGGAAGTGGTAAACCCAGTTGCCTACAGGATTGCTCTACCACCAGCTCTTGCCTGGTTGCATGATGTATTTGATGTTTCCTATTTGAAAAAGTATGTTTCAGATTTTGCACATATGATTGATTGGAACTCCTTGCAGGTACAAGACCCAGGGGTGGTCATGATCGAGCCAATCAGCGTACTCGAGGTACGTAAGCAGCGCTTACGTAACACAAAAGTTACTCAGTGCAATGTCCAGTGGGACCAGTACACTAAGGACAATGCCACTTGGGAAGATTATAATGAAATCCATCAGCGATTTCCACACCTGTTTAATGTTTTTAATAGCTAA